The region GGAATATGACCCTATAATTCCAACAATAATTTATGATATAAATGGAGAAATAATAGATAAATTCTATAAAGAAAATAGAGAAATTGCAAAAATTAACGAGATCCCTCTTGAAGTTCAAAATGCATTTTTAGCTATTGAAGATAAGAATTTTAGAACCCATTATGGATTTGAACCTCTTAGAATAATTAAATCAATCATCATGGCTCCTAAATATATTTTAGCTCATAGAAATATCCCTGGTGGTAGTACTATTACTCAACAACTTGTAAAAAATGCATTTCTTACAAATGAACGTAGAATAATGAGAAAAATAAAAGAAGCTCTTATAGCAATTGAAATAGAAAAACATTATACAAAAGATGAGATATTAGAAAAATATTTAAATGAAATATACTTTGGTGAAGGAGCATACGGTATAAAAACAAGTGCTCACATATTTTTAGGAAAAGAATTATATGAACTTAATCTTGCCGAAGCTGCACTTCTTGCTGGTATACCAAATAGACCTGCAAAATATTCTCCTATAAGACATCTTGATAATGCTATCAAAAGAAAAAACCTTATTTTAAATCAAATGCTAAAATTTGGATTTATTACAAAAAAACAATATACTAATGCAAAAAAAGTTAAATTTATACTTGAAGACAAGGCTACTGAAGAAGATAAAGAAAATCCTTATGTATCTATTATATTAAAGAATAAAAAATCTCGTCGTGGAGTAATAGCCCCGGATTTTGTTGATTTTGTCGATAATAAAATCTTTGAAATGTTTGAAGCAAAAGATATATATGAAGGTGGAATGAAAATATATACTACTCTTGATCTTCGTATGCAAAAAATAGCTGAAGATGTTTTTTCGAATTCTAATATCTTTAAAAAAAATCCTGATTTAGATGGAGCTCTTATTACTATAGATTCTAATACCGGATATGTAAAAGCTGTGATTGGTGGAAAGAATTATAAAAGTAAAAATTTTAATAGAGCATTTCAAGCTTTAAGACAACCAGGTTCATCATTTAAACCATTTTTATACTATACTGCATTAAAACATAATTATCAGATGAATTTAGTTGTTGAAGATAGTCCTTTAGAATTTGGAGATTGGAAACCAGAAAATTATTCTGGTACTTTTGAAGGTAATATCACTATTTTGGAAGCTATGGAACGTTCTAGAAATATTCCTGCTATAAATTTATTGCAAAAAGTAGGAATTAAAAATTTAATTACCGAAGCTAGAAGATTTGGAATTAGTTCTAAAATCCCTTATAATTTAACTATTGCTCTTGGAAGTTTAAGTTTATCTCCTTTTGAGTTGGCAAAAGC is a window of Hypnocyclicus thermotrophus DNA encoding:
- a CDS encoding penicillin-binding protein 1A; translation: MKKVNKLTIILSFLIISISTITGAGFFLIYKAYSDLPDISKLIEEYDPIIPTIIYDINGEIIDKFYKENREIAKINEIPLEVQNAFLAIEDKNFRTHYGFEPLRIIKSIIMAPKYILAHRNIPGGSTITQQLVKNAFLTNERRIMRKIKEALIAIEIEKHYTKDEILEKYLNEIYFGEGAYGIKTSAHIFLGKELYELNLAEAALLAGIPNRPAKYSPIRHLDNAIKRKNLILNQMLKFGFITKKQYTNAKKVKFILEDKATEEDKENPYVSIILKNKKSRRGVIAPDFVDFVDNKIFEMFEAKDIYEGGMKIYTTLDLRMQKIAEDVFSNSNIFKKNPDLDGALITIDSNTGYVKAVIGGKNYKSKNFNRAFQALRQPGSSFKPFLYYTALKHNYQMNLVVEDSPLEFGDWKPENYSGTFEGNITILEAMERSRNIPAINLLQKVGIKNLITEARRFGISSKIPYNLTIALGSLSLSPFELAKAYIPFSNGGYKVKPIFITKITNRYGKILFENNIKKEKIVDNTEIAMLVHMMKDVVKNGSGRGARVKYLNPKTNKIEYIDQAGKTGTTNGFRSAWFSGYTPDFVTTLYLGRDNNTPMGRGMTGGGAAAPIWGKYVQRLIDEGIYTPTKFEFLENLVKEKELKYIDIDSRNGLLSDGSSYRIRTALFKKGYEPVEYSNKYKNGLDEFFPKSLDNNFNSKNPNNNSELNNEKNSNDESIDTVINNLNIFN